One window from the genome of Gimesia aquarii encodes:
- a CDS encoding DVUA0089 family protein: protein MGQSKSTVQHERIGILSSRRHSALCLRLTLIVVMSLSYVSHAISELKPPDYYECRLDSIFPAGGQQGTTVTVELHGRKGKGGLAAPQKILIEGPPGITVSDLKAISKNDTVQAKFTIANDAPPGRRWVRVVNEQSGITNFGHFVVSGLSEHIEKEPNNELDKAESMKLPVVVNGQINPKADMDCFRFSAKQGQKLVIAVAAHSLDVHGSGSNWGITDFTLELLDEQGVVIAESLDEVGYDPMIHFEVPTSGIYTARLKLVAYNGYPEAVYRLTIGEVPYVTSVFPPGIQRGKTVEVELRGPNVPAGTRQLISANEGTFFPLQYLALPGATSGQDVPVLLGDDTESVEREPNNERAKANDLEMEAMVYGQFESKDDVDWYRIRLQEKQYVFLQVFAHRFIRSPVDTYLEVFSADGKLLSENDDDGSIGPGFAAYHDFNTTDSGLVFQPKTSGDYYVRVTNSNGTSGSRAVYRLSMKRYGTKPRFALRHFPDAVPIWGPGSTAGLTVRVDWMSSRNFDIDLSIEGLPDGWKGSQAKALGNTKERPKNPYQDRVFLTITAPKDVPVGTTVPFRVVGRVKHKGEVIERVAYPLTWFRTSDTGFFRVAPQAYTTVAKPRDLWLESMIKELTITQGETAKIPVRVHGAANAKEVPLVVNLAEGIKCNLGTPVNIPLSKDGIVNAPLVNTSKIPVGTYAITVAQTWRSDIRVGAPGPCTPIIQLHVQSKKQQ, encoded by the coding sequence ATGGGCCAAAGCAAATCCACAGTTCAACATGAACGTATCGGTATTCTCTCCTCACGCAGACATAGCGCTCTTTGTTTACGGTTAACTCTGATTGTAGTGATGTCGTTGAGCTATGTGTCTCACGCGATTTCTGAGTTGAAACCGCCTGACTATTACGAATGCCGACTGGATTCAATTTTTCCCGCCGGCGGTCAGCAGGGAACGACAGTCACCGTGGAACTCCATGGTCGAAAAGGAAAAGGTGGATTAGCAGCGCCGCAAAAGATTCTCATCGAGGGGCCACCAGGAATCACAGTCAGTGATTTAAAGGCCATTTCCAAAAATGATACAGTCCAAGCGAAATTCACTATTGCAAACGACGCTCCACCCGGACGCAGGTGGGTGCGTGTGGTCAACGAACAGTCGGGGATCACAAACTTTGGGCACTTTGTAGTAAGTGGACTGTCCGAGCATATCGAGAAAGAACCAAATAACGAATTAGACAAAGCCGAATCGATGAAATTGCCGGTTGTCGTGAACGGGCAAATCAACCCCAAGGCTGACATGGACTGCTTTCGCTTCTCTGCCAAACAAGGTCAAAAACTTGTTATTGCAGTGGCCGCTCATTCGTTAGACGTCCACGGAAGTGGGAGCAATTGGGGAATTACCGATTTCACACTGGAGTTGCTTGACGAACAAGGTGTGGTCATCGCGGAATCGCTTGATGAAGTGGGCTATGACCCGATGATCCATTTTGAGGTCCCTACCTCTGGTATTTACACTGCACGACTGAAGCTCGTTGCGTACAATGGTTACCCGGAAGCCGTCTATCGATTGACTATTGGCGAAGTCCCCTACGTTACCAGTGTATTTCCACCTGGTATCCAGCGGGGTAAAACAGTGGAGGTAGAACTCCGTGGGCCCAATGTCCCTGCCGGTACGCGACAGTTGATTTCGGCAAATGAAGGTACGTTTTTTCCTCTACAGTATCTCGCTCTGCCTGGAGCGACCAGTGGGCAGGATGTTCCTGTACTCCTGGGGGATGATACAGAATCTGTTGAGAGAGAGCCAAACAATGAACGAGCAAAGGCCAACGATTTAGAAATGGAGGCGATGGTCTACGGTCAGTTTGAGTCAAAAGACGACGTTGATTGGTATCGTATTCGGTTGCAGGAAAAACAATATGTTTTTTTGCAGGTGTTCGCACATCGGTTTATCAGATCACCCGTTGATACCTATTTGGAGGTTTTTAGTGCTGATGGGAAGCTATTAAGTGAAAACGATGATGATGGTTCAATTGGACCTGGTTTTGCTGCTTACCACGATTTTAATACCACCGATAGTGGGCTCGTATTTCAACCAAAGACATCAGGGGACTATTATGTCCGCGTGACTAACAGTAACGGAACAAGTGGCTCTCGAGCCGTCTATCGTTTGTCAATGAAGCGTTACGGAACGAAACCCCGTTTTGCTTTACGTCATTTTCCTGACGCGGTTCCTATTTGGGGGCCAGGCAGTACAGCTGGATTGACAGTTCGCGTTGATTGGATGAGTTCTCGGAACTTCGACATTGATCTCTCAATTGAAGGACTGCCCGATGGTTGGAAGGGAAGCCAGGCCAAAGCACTCGGTAACACTAAAGAACGTCCTAAAAACCCATATCAAGATCGCGTGTTTCTGACAATCACTGCGCCAAAGGACGTGCCGGTTGGAACAACGGTTCCATTTCGTGTCGTGGGCCGCGTGAAGCATAAGGGAGAAGTGATCGAAAGGGTTGCGTATCCATTGACGTGGTTCCGCACGAGCGATACCGGTTTTTTTCGAGTTGCGCCTCAGGCTTATACCACAGTTGCCAAACCTCGTGATCTTTGGCTGGAATCAATGATCAAGGAGCTGACCATTACGCAAGGCGAGACAGCAAAGATACCTGTTCGTGTCCATGGTGCAGCAAATGCGAAAGAGGTGCCGCTGGTGGTAAATCTGGCAGAAGGTATCAAATGCAATCTTGGAACTCCTGTCAATATTCCGCTCAGCAAGGACGGTATTGTGAATGCTCCGCTTGTTAACACATCAAAAATACCCGTCGGAACTTACGCGATCACGGTGGCACAGACTTGGCGAAGCGATATTCGGGTTGGTGCACCCGGTCCCTGTACTCCCATCATACAACTTCACGTACAATCTAAAAAGCAGCAGTGA
- a CDS encoding DUF1501 domain-containing protein, producing MFSIDRMMRNCQGLSRRAFLQVGSLPLLNLSLPRLLEARATGSAKKDINCILLWTNGGMSNIDTFDMKPEAPVEFRGEFQQISSNIPEMPVCEHLPRMARVMDKVCLVKSIAHTMSGDHAAATHYMLTGYPQRPDPTGEPSGVVVFPSFGSVVGHEKGWKQAIPPNVVLGGKLLYSGAGYLGSAFDPLWIRADPNAKNFQIRDVSVAESLQKRMQRRQQMLTRLDTWQRQKELSGAVAEKGEFYRQAFDLITSSAAKKAFKLDEEPAKLRDRYGRTRGGQGALLARRLIESGVRFVTVNLDGWDTHDKNFIELKSPLLPTLDQAWSALLEDLETRGLLDSTLVICAGEFGRTPKVNGAAGRDHYAPCNVVGLSGAGTAMGSVIGRTNSRCEHVVGQTNDTLDYAATIFRILGIDGSKEYHTEDGRPVFLNNGGKPIKGVIA from the coding sequence ATGTTTTCAATTGACCGAATGATGCGAAATTGCCAAGGGCTTTCACGCCGCGCGTTTTTGCAAGTTGGTAGCTTACCACTATTGAACCTGTCACTTCCTCGATTACTCGAAGCCCGCGCAACAGGGAGTGCCAAGAAGGACATCAATTGTATCCTTCTGTGGACGAATGGCGGGATGAGCAATATTGACACGTTCGATATGAAACCCGAAGCGCCAGTTGAGTTTCGGGGTGAGTTCCAACAGATTAGTAGTAATATTCCAGAGATGCCCGTTTGTGAGCATCTCCCACGTATGGCACGTGTGATGGACAAGGTTTGCTTAGTGAAATCAATTGCTCACACGATGAGCGGTGATCATGCCGCGGCTACCCATTATATGCTCACGGGGTATCCCCAAAGACCGGACCCCACTGGTGAACCATCGGGTGTAGTCGTTTTTCCGTCGTTTGGCTCCGTGGTGGGACATGAAAAAGGCTGGAAACAGGCAATTCCTCCCAACGTTGTTTTAGGAGGTAAGTTACTTTATTCAGGGGCGGGCTACCTTGGTTCTGCATTTGATCCACTATGGATTCGTGCTGATCCCAATGCTAAAAACTTTCAGATTCGGGATGTTAGTGTGGCCGAATCCTTGCAGAAACGCATGCAGCGTCGTCAGCAAATGTTAACACGACTTGATACCTGGCAGCGACAGAAAGAACTTTCAGGAGCAGTCGCTGAAAAGGGAGAATTCTATCGTCAGGCATTTGATCTCATCACTTCGTCTGCAGCCAAAAAAGCATTTAAATTAGATGAGGAACCTGCGAAGTTGCGTGATCGTTATGGCAGAACCCGCGGTGGACAAGGGGCATTACTGGCTCGACGGCTTATCGAATCAGGCGTACGTTTTGTGACAGTCAACCTAGATGGTTGGGATACGCATGACAAGAACTTTATCGAGCTTAAGTCGCCTCTGTTGCCGACCCTCGATCAGGCATGGTCAGCTTTACTGGAAGATCTGGAAACCCGTGGTTTACTTGATTCCACATTGGTGATCTGTGCGGGTGAATTTGGACGGACTCCGAAAGTCAACGGGGCCGCAGGTCGCGATCATTATGCTCCCTGCAATGTCGTCGGTTTGAGTGGGGCAGGTACTGCCATGGGTTCGGTTATAGGTCGTACAAACTCTCGCTGTGAACATGTTGTGGGACAAACCAATGACACACTTGACTACGCCGCGACAATTTTCCGTATTCTTGGAATCGACGGCAGCAAAGAATATCACACCGAAGATGGTCGTCCTGTATTTCTGAATAATGGCGGCAAACCGATTAAGGGGGTCATAGCTTGA
- a CDS encoding DUF1549 and DUF1553 domain-containing protein, protein MDRINSLFCFSTALKYRSIYRNLGSTQWHSIFSWLLLLSFASWGSIAVGAEKLDTVKKEDQQTLSFSRDVVPVLTKAGCNAGACHGSFQGRGGMSLSLLGYNTVADFEALFQAGRGRRVTPTAADRSLLLRKATGSVPHGGGALIKKDSESFQVLGEYIKQGMSPAKSDDPRVIKLTVEPASLVLAPGQSRSLKVVADWEDGVHRDITRWALFDSQDSQIVEVSSSGQIAAVRSGKSPVTVRFLGQVASVDVTVPYNPAKAITGFAPSNYVDQLVLAEWQRMGVSPAPTATDSEFLRRVYLDLIGSLPRPDEVRTFIESTDKNKRKKIIDALLERPEYVDYWSLKWSDLLRVHRRYVGDKGLETFRGWIRRSIRENRPLDEMARELIVAQGDLFSNGPVGFYFIDQKPEELAETTAQVFLGIRMQCARCHHHPLEVWGQEDYYGLAAFFTHMQFKDAGKIGVRFGGPKSLRPTIKANTKRKLEKPSEARVLGGPVVSDQDLPDIRQPLADWIVSPKNPYFARSFVNRYWAWLTGRGIVEPVDDMRATNPPSNPALMNALTEDFIAHQFDVKHLLRTICNSRVYQLASDLKPERDKSGRLFTHRVPRRMQAEVLLDAVNQFAGTTERFNGQPPGTRAIALPDPQISSYFLMAFGRPLRNSACECARGSKPDLAQALHLVNGYAMNSKALSNEGRLGQLLKENKSDAEILDELYLASLSRKPTADELKAVRELLAEAPSRKEGWQDLVWTIINLSEFVFNH, encoded by the coding sequence GTGGATAGAATAAATTCACTTTTTTGCTTTTCTACAGCTTTGAAGTATCGATCTATTTATCGGAACTTGGGCTCAACACAATGGCACTCCATTTTCAGCTGGTTGCTATTACTTTCTTTTGCATCATGGGGCTCGATCGCAGTTGGTGCAGAAAAATTAGACACAGTAAAGAAAGAAGACCAGCAAACTTTAAGTTTTAGCCGCGACGTTGTACCGGTTTTAACAAAGGCTGGTTGCAATGCCGGTGCCTGTCATGGTTCGTTTCAGGGGCGCGGAGGAATGTCGTTGTCTCTGCTTGGCTACAACACAGTAGCTGATTTTGAAGCCTTGTTTCAAGCGGGACGCGGACGGCGAGTCACACCCACAGCCGCTGATCGAAGTCTTCTTCTTCGAAAAGCTACAGGCAGTGTCCCGCATGGTGGTGGAGCACTCATTAAAAAAGATTCCGAGAGTTTTCAAGTCCTGGGTGAATACATCAAGCAAGGGATGTCACCAGCGAAATCCGATGATCCACGAGTTATCAAATTGACGGTGGAACCTGCCTCCCTGGTTCTGGCGCCTGGGCAAAGTCGTTCACTCAAAGTAGTGGCAGATTGGGAGGACGGTGTCCATCGCGATATCACCCGTTGGGCTTTATTTGACAGTCAAGATTCACAAATTGTTGAGGTGTCTTCATCGGGCCAGATTGCAGCTGTTCGAAGCGGAAAATCTCCGGTTACGGTTCGTTTTCTGGGGCAAGTGGCCTCAGTGGACGTAACAGTACCGTACAATCCAGCAAAAGCGATTACTGGTTTCGCTCCCTCGAATTATGTTGATCAGTTGGTATTGGCCGAATGGCAAAGAATGGGAGTTTCCCCCGCACCTACTGCGACCGATAGCGAATTTTTACGCCGGGTTTATCTTGATCTGATCGGTTCACTACCACGGCCCGACGAAGTTCGAACGTTCATTGAGTCTACAGATAAGAATAAACGGAAAAAAATAATCGACGCTTTACTCGAACGGCCGGAGTACGTCGATTATTGGTCGTTGAAGTGGAGTGATCTGCTTCGTGTACATCGTCGTTATGTGGGAGATAAAGGGCTGGAAACATTTCGTGGTTGGATTCGACGTTCAATACGTGAGAATCGTCCTCTCGACGAGATGGCACGAGAGCTCATTGTTGCCCAGGGCGATCTGTTTTCCAACGGTCCGGTCGGGTTTTACTTTATCGATCAGAAGCCGGAAGAACTTGCAGAAACCACAGCACAGGTCTTTCTAGGAATTCGTATGCAATGTGCGCGATGCCATCATCATCCGTTAGAAGTCTGGGGCCAGGAAGATTACTACGGATTGGCGGCGTTTTTCACGCATATGCAATTCAAGGACGCAGGGAAAATCGGTGTAAGGTTTGGAGGGCCGAAAAGTCTGCGCCCAACGATCAAGGCGAATACAAAACGAAAATTAGAAAAACCGTCTGAGGCTCGCGTGCTGGGAGGACCAGTGGTTTCTGATCAGGACTTGCCTGATATTCGTCAACCACTGGCTGACTGGATCGTCTCACCAAAAAATCCGTACTTTGCACGTAGTTTTGTGAATCGTTATTGGGCATGGCTGACGGGACGGGGAATTGTTGAGCCGGTAGATGACATGCGGGCCACGAACCCACCTTCGAATCCGGCACTGATGAACGCGCTGACTGAAGATTTCATCGCCCACCAGTTCGATGTGAAACATTTGCTGCGCACCATCTGTAACTCGCGCGTGTATCAATTAGCTTCGGATTTGAAGCCAGAACGGGACAAATCGGGCCGATTATTCACTCATCGTGTACCACGGAGAATGCAGGCGGAGGTATTGCTTGATGCCGTTAACCAGTTTGCCGGGACAACCGAAAGATTCAACGGTCAGCCACCGGGCACACGGGCCATCGCGCTTCCGGATCCTCAGATTTCCTCTTACTTCCTGATGGCCTTCGGTCGCCCTTTAAGAAACAGTGCCTGTGAATGTGCCCGCGGCTCAAAGCCTGATTTGGCCCAGGCACTGCATCTGGTCAACGGTTATGCGATGAACTCAAAGGCTCTCAGTAACGAGGGTCGGCTTGGCCAGTTACTCAAAGAGAATAAGAGTGATGCAGAGATTCTAGATGAACTGTATTTAGCGTCGCTCTCTCGAAAGCCCACCGCTGATGAGCTCAAGGCAGTTCGCGAACTATTGGCCGAAGCGCCGTCTCGTAAAGAGGGCTGGCAGGATTTGGTGTGGACAATAATCAATTTGTCTGAATTCGTTTTCAATCATTGA